The window AACGCATTCAGGGATTGACTGATGCGGTATTTGCGGTTGCTATGACCATTCTGATTATTGAGATCAGGATACCGGAAGGGTTGAATGCGGACGTGCTTTCGCGGTATTTTTTCGAAAAGATTCTTCCTGAATTGTTTGTTTATATGCTTGGTTTTGTAACCCTGGGCATATTCTGGATAGGGTCGCATTTCCATCATCACCTGATCACCAAGACCGACAGGGTGAGCAGTTGGCTCAATATCTTGTTCCTCATGTCTATTTGTATGATCCCCTTCTCCGTCGGCTTCCTGAATCATTACCGGCATGAAAAGCTGAGTGTTATTGTCTTCAGCCTGAACCTTATCCTGACAAGTGCCCTGATCTATTTAATGCTATACTATTCCTGGAAGAAGGCGTATATAAAACCCCATTACACCCTGGAACATTTTAAGTATGCGCGAAGAAGGATCATCAGGCCCATCTATTGCTACCTGGCCATCATCCTGATTTCTTTTTTATCCACTCCCATTGCATTCTATTCCCTTTTAATACCCATTATATTACACCTGATCCCGGAGAATGATAAAATGGACATCGAGGATCATATTTTCAATTATTGACCATTTACTATACATAAGGGTCCCTTTCAGGAGACCCTGCTGAGGTGAAGGGGCCACGAAGACACCAAGACACGATGTAACACGAAGTCGCCTTAGTGTAACTTAATGTCTTCTCTCCCCAGCAGGGTCTCCCGCAGGGGACCCTGATGAATAGTAGGAGAGAAATTTATCGGGACTTTAGAAGAGAACTCCTATGAGGTGGTAAGATTTACTATCCCCCGTCGACCCCGTTGAGGTTAATGCCCAAAGGGTTTCAGCTGATTGTTTGAAATTTGTAAGTTTCTGTTTTCCTGCCGTTAAAGGTCGTTGCCGGTACGACCGATCTTTGTACAAATGATGTATTGACCATCATGGATGCCTTCCTGGTAAAAAATTATTTTTTCCATTTGTCCTTTTAATCAATGCGATAATTACTTCAACTAAACAACCTTTTGTATGCCTACTTCACATCCTTCCCATCGCCGCAGTTTCCTGAAAGCAGGAACCTTGTTGGGTGCCGGCTTGCTGGCTGCACCAGTGATCCAAACTGCACAGGCAGTACAAGTTAAGGATTCAGTAACTGGGCAACCCTATAGGGGCCAGCGACGCAAGTTGGGGTCAGGAAAACAACAGATCGAAGTATCGAGTCTTGGACTGGGCTGTATGGGCATGAGCTATCACCGGAGTTTTATCCCAGACAGGAAAGTATCCATTCAACTCATTCGCAGCGCCTATGACATGGGCGTTAATTTCTTTGATACCGCAGAGGCCTATGGGCCCTTCAGGAACGAGGAATTGGTGGGTGAGGCCATCGCCCCGTTCCGGAAGAACATCATCCTCTGCTCCAAGTTTGGCTTCAATATCCAGGATGGTAAATTGTCGGGCCTGAACAGCAAGCCGGCTCATATCAGGGAGGTGGTGGAACAGTCCTTAAGAAGAATGAAGACCGATTATATTGACCTTCTTTACCAGCATCGGGTAGATCCAGCCGTACCCATGGAGGATGTTGCAGGGACCGTTAAGGATCTTATCCAGGAAGGGAAGGTGAAGTATTTTGGTTTGAGTGAAGCCGGTGCGGAATCCATCCGCAAGGCCCATGCGGTGCAACCCCTCACTGCCTTACAAAGTGAATACTCCCTCATGACCAGGGGTCCCGAAGAGGCTGTCTTGAAAGTTTGTGAAGAATTAGGAATTGGATTCGTGCCTTATAGTCCCATCAGCAGAGGTTTCCTCAGTGGTATGATCAATGAAAGGACTAAGTACAACCCAGCTAATGACAACCGGCCAACCCTTCCCCGTTACCAGCCTGATGCCATCAAGGCGAATTGGGCTATGATTGATGCGTTGGTTGAGTTTGGAAACCCCAGGGGACTCACCCCGGCACAGGTTGCCCTTGCATGGCTCTTGGCCCAGCAACCCTGGATCGTTCCAATTCCCGGGACTACTAAGCTGGCCCACCTGCAGGAGAATATGGGGGCAGCCGATTATAGTTTTACTGCTGATGAGCTGAAAGCTTTCAAAGAGATCGTTTCTAAGATCAAGATCGTTGGTGAGCGTTATACTGGAGTGCAGGCGCAGCAAACCAACAGGTAGTGGGAACATCAGGTTCTGACTCCAGCGGGTTCTATTGTATTGAACCTTGATGAGATATAAATGGGGCCACAAAGACGCCAAGACACAAAGTAACACGAAGTCGCTTTTGTGTAACTTAGTGTCTTGGTGTCTTTGTGGCCTATTCCCAACGCTACCTGAATGCCTCAATCTTTTTCTTCCATTCTTCCCCTACTACAATATTGAGTTCGCCCTTGATAATTTTTTCAAAGGCATAGGGTACCCCCACCAATCGTTCGAGGTGGGAAAGCCCGGTGGGATTGGCATGTGTGGGATAGGGCCGCTCCTTGAGTAAGCCGGGGTACAAATTGTGCAGGACCCGGATGGTCTGTACCATCGTATTGACCGGGCGGAAGGCTGTTGCATCCGTAACGATCCATTGCACCCCTTCACACCATTCCTTAGCATATAATCCCCATTCGGGCCGGAATGAATAGGGGATGCATTGGGTGCCGGGAAGTGTAAGGCCATTGATTGCATTCGCCAATTCGGTACTATTGATAAAAGGCGCCCCGATGATGCGGAAGGGTAAGGTAGTTCCCCTGCCTTCGCTGACATTGATGCCTTCAAACAAGCAGGTGCCAGGATAGAGTAATGCCGTGACCGGATCGGTGATGGCTGGCGATGGAGGGATGAAGGGCCAATTGGAAAGATCGGTCAGCGGCAGGGTATCATTGATGTTATGCGGGATGATGGTCAGGTTCAGTCCCTTCACCCTGGTCGCAGCGAAGAAGGACCCCAGTTCACCCAGTGAGCAACAATGGCGGATAGGGATGGACCATCTCCCAATGAAGGAGCTGCAGTGCTGTTCATCCAGCAAGGGGCCTTCAGCAAGGTCAAGGTCCTGGCCAATAGGATTGGGCCGGTCCAGTATCACTAATTCCTTTCTTGCAGCGGCACAGACTTCCATCACATGGGTCAGGGTCCAGAGATAGGTATAGAACCTGCTGCCCACATCGGGAATATCGAACAGGATGCCGTCAAGTTGTTCCAGTTGTTCAGGGGAAGGCGCCCATTGGTTGCCATAGAGACTGGTGACGGGCAAGCCGGTAACGGGGTCCCGGAGGTCAGGCTGTCTTTCCCCATCCGCACCCTGCGCGGTCAACCCATGCTCAGGGGAAAAAAGCAGGCTGACCTTCCAGCCAGCTGAAAGTAGCGCGGTTCGGCTAAGGATGCCAGTTATAGTGGTGGCTGCGTTGTTGGTGACCAGTCCCCAGCGGCGGTCATCGGCTTCGCGCCGCAACCATTGGTCGATCCCGAATAATGGTGTCATAGCAATCGATTAGGCAGGATAAAGCTATTGGATTCTTTGTATTCCTTCTCTTATTGGCCTGCGGTTGTAAATTGCAGTGGCCAATGCGATCAAGCTCGGCCTGTTGCTATGGAATTCGGAAAGATCGACCGTTCATTATTGGATACCGTGGATTTCAGCCTGCCTGCCAATCCCGACCTGAATCATCTTGTGCTGCCCGGCAAAAGGGCTGTCCATCCTGTCATCCATATCGGGGCAACCCGCTGGACCGCTGCTGAATGGCTGGGTAATCTTTATCCGGCAAGGGCGAAGGCGGCTGATTTCCTGAAGTATTATAGCCAGCAGTTCACGACCATTGAATTGAATGCCACGCATTACAAACTTTATTCGGCAGCAGATATGCAAAAATGGGCGGCGCTGATAGCGCAGGAGTCGTTTCGTTTCTGTCCCAAATTGTTCCAGGGCATCACCCATCGGGGTGGACTGAAGGGTAAGGAAGCCATGACCCTTGAATTCGTGGAAGGCATGATGGGACTTGGACAATACCTCGGGCCGGTCTTCCTGCAGTTGTCGGATGGCTTCGGCCCGGGCCGGCAGGTGGAATTGCTGGAGTATTTGTCGACCCTGCCTTCGCAGGTGAAATGGTTTGTAGAATTGCGGCACCCCGACTGGTTCAATAAGCCCACCATAACAGAACATTTCTTCCAGGCCCTCCATACGATGAAGATCGGGGCGGTCATAACGGACACGGCAGGCCGAAGGGATGTCTGCCATACCTATTTGCCTGTCCCTGCCACCATGATCCGCTTTGTGGCCAATGAAGGCCATCCAACGGATAAGCGTCGCTTCGATGCCTGGGTGGATAGGATCGCACAGTGGATCGACCAGGGGCTGGAAGAAGCCTATTTCTTCCTGCACATGGGCGATGACCATTATGTGCCTGATTTTGCGATCTATGCGGCAGAACAATTCAGTGCCCGGACCGGCATTACCGTAAAAGTGCCGGTATTGTTCCCGAAGGAAAACGAACAGGGTAGTTTGTTCTAGCCCTGTTCGTCCGGTTCATAAACGATGTATGACATAGGTCACCACACCCCAGATGGAAAAATCCTCACAGCCTGGATCGATATCAATGGGAGCAAGCTTAGCCGTTTCGGGTAGCAACCTTAGTTTATTGAACTGCTTCTCAAAGCGCCTGATCAGCATTTCGCCGTTGAGCAGGGCAATGACCACTTTCCCGTTCCCTGGTGCAAGGGAGCGATCCACCACCACCATATCCCCATCATGAATGCCGGCGCCGCTCATGGCTTCGCCGCGTACGCGAAGGAAATAGGTGGCAGCCTTGTTGCCCACCAATTCTTCATTAAGGTCTAATTCACGGTCATGATGCTGGCGATGCTGGAAGGCTGTCCTTGATTGATCCCCTTCACGGCCCTGCATCCTGCCGCCACCAGTCGAGGCCGTGTAATACTGTACTGGTTCCATAACACTGTTTTTTGGCGGGTTAGTAAGTGGGACAAATTTATTTGGAAATACTAAAATAATTAGTAAATTTATACTAAATATTTTGGTCGATTAAATCAGTTGGTATGGAGACAGGATACATGATGGGGAAGGCCCATGCGGGGGCAGTGAAGAATGAAGAGGGTTGGGGAGCCTATCGTTTGGTCGTTAAGCCCCGCCAGGAAGCGATGGAGGCCATGCTCAAAGCAGCCTTGGACTATGGCAGGCAGCAGTTCGGGGATTGTTTCCATGCCCTGGAAGAAGTGGAATTGGTGGTTGCGGCGTTTCATATCCGCCAGGAAATGGAGCCCACCCTGATGCGATGGTTGCACCGGGTGATCAGCCAGCAGGAACAATTCCCTATCCGCTGCAATAATTATGGCAGCAAGCGGGAAGACAGTCTCTATATCCGTTTCATGGACCATGGCCCCATCCGGAAGCTGGCGGAACAGCTCCGGCCGGTAGAGGCTTTCCTTCGTACCGATGGCCAGGCCAGGGTAGACCTGGTGGTGCATCCTAAGATGGTGATCGCCTCAGGAATGGGAGGGGAGTTGGCGCGATCGGTATTAATGGATTTTGCCAGCAGG is drawn from Flavihumibacter rivuli and contains these coding sequences:
- a CDS encoding TMEM175 family protein; this translates as MEFEVNLDVKRIQGLTDAVFAVAMTILIIEIRIPEGLNADVLSRYFFEKILPELFVYMLGFVTLGIFWIGSHFHHHLITKTDRVSSWLNILFLMSICMIPFSVGFLNHYRHEKLSVIVFSLNLILTSALIYLMLYYSWKKAYIKPHYTLEHFKYARRRIIRPIYCYLAIILISFLSTPIAFYSLLIPIILHLIPENDKMDIEDHIFNY
- a CDS encoding aldo/keto reductase; protein product: MPTSHPSHRRSFLKAGTLLGAGLLAAPVIQTAQAVQVKDSVTGQPYRGQRRKLGSGKQQIEVSSLGLGCMGMSYHRSFIPDRKVSIQLIRSAYDMGVNFFDTAEAYGPFRNEELVGEAIAPFRKNIILCSKFGFNIQDGKLSGLNSKPAHIREVVEQSLRRMKTDYIDLLYQHRVDPAVPMEDVAGTVKDLIQEGKVKYFGLSEAGAESIRKAHAVQPLTALQSEYSLMTRGPEEAVLKVCEELGIGFVPYSPISRGFLSGMINERTKYNPANDNRPTLPRYQPDAIKANWAMIDALVEFGNPRGLTPAQVALAWLLAQQPWIVPIPGTTKLAHLQENMGAADYSFTADELKAFKEIVSKIKIVGERYTGVQAQQTNR
- a CDS encoding exo-beta-N-acetylmuramidase NamZ family protein, coding for MTPLFGIDQWLRREADDRRWGLVTNNAATTITGILSRTALLSAGWKVSLLFSPEHGLTAQGADGERQPDLRDPVTGLPVTSLYGNQWAPSPEQLEQLDGILFDIPDVGSRFYTYLWTLTHVMEVCAAARKELVILDRPNPIGQDLDLAEGPLLDEQHCSSFIGRWSIPIRHCCSLGELGSFFAATRVKGLNLTIIPHNINDTLPLTDLSNWPFIPPSPAITDPVTALLYPGTCLFEGINVSEGRGTTLPFRIIGAPFINSTELANAINGLTLPGTQCIPYSFRPEWGLYAKEWCEGVQWIVTDATAFRPVNTMVQTIRVLHNLYPGLLKERPYPTHANPTGLSHLERLVGVPYAFEKIIKGELNIVVGEEWKKKIEAFR
- a CDS encoding DUF72 domain-containing protein, producing MEFGKIDRSLLDTVDFSLPANPDLNHLVLPGKRAVHPVIHIGATRWTAAEWLGNLYPARAKAADFLKYYSQQFTTIELNATHYKLYSAADMQKWAALIAQESFRFCPKLFQGITHRGGLKGKEAMTLEFVEGMMGLGQYLGPVFLQLSDGFGPGRQVELLEYLSTLPSQVKWFVELRHPDWFNKPTITEHFFQALHTMKIGAVITDTAGRRDVCHTYLPVPATMIRFVANEGHPTDKRRFDAWVDRIAQWIDQGLEEAYFFLHMGDDHYVPDFAIYAAEQFSARTGITVKVPVLFPKENEQGSLF
- a CDS encoding LexA family protein, producing the protein MEPVQYYTASTGGGRMQGREGDQSRTAFQHRQHHDRELDLNEELVGNKAATYFLRVRGEAMSGAGIHDGDMVVVDRSLAPGNGKVVIALLNGEMLIRRFEKQFNKLRLLPETAKLAPIDIDPGCEDFSIWGVVTYVIHRL